Proteins from one Orenia marismortui DSM 5156 genomic window:
- the rfbA gene encoding glucose-1-phosphate thymidylyltransferase RfbA — protein sequence MKGIILAGGSGTRLYPITKSISKHLLPIYDKPMIYYPLSVLMLAGIREILIISTPRDLNLYKSLLGDGSQLGLSFRYSIQEEARGIAEAFILARNFIANDNVALILGDNIFYGQGLSRILNRATNLDEGGLIFGYYLKDPTSFGVVEFDNNKRVLSLEEKPDTPKSNYVVPGLYFYDNQVVEIAQSLSPSSRGELEITDVNKEYLKQDQLKVELLGRGMAWLDTGTHDGLLNAANFVEAIQKRQGLYIACIEEIAYRLGYIDEDQVLKLATPLKKTSYGEYLFSLID from the coding sequence ATGAAAGGAATAATTTTGGCAGGTGGTTCTGGAACTAGGCTATATCCAATAACTAAAAGTATATCCAAGCATTTATTGCCCATATATGATAAACCTATGATATATTATCCTTTATCTGTTTTAATGTTAGCTGGAATTAGAGAAATACTCATTATCTCTACTCCTAGAGACTTAAATTTATACAAAAGTTTATTAGGAGATGGTAGCCAGTTAGGACTCTCCTTTCGTTATTCTATACAAGAGGAAGCAAGAGGAATTGCAGAAGCCTTTATACTTGCTAGAAATTTTATTGCTAATGATAATGTAGCATTAATTTTAGGAGATAATATTTTCTATGGTCAGGGATTGAGTAGAATATTAAATAGAGCTACTAATTTAGATGAGGGAGGTCTTATTTTTGGCTATTATTTAAAAGATCCTACATCATTTGGTGTAGTTGAATTTGATAATAACAAGAGAGTGTTATCATTAGAAGAAAAACCTGATACCCCTAAGTCTAATTATGTAGTACCTGGATTATACTTTTATGATAACCAAGTAGTAGAGATAGCTCAAAGCCTTTCTCCTTCATCTAGGGGAGAATTAGAGATAACAGATGTAAATAAAGAATACTTAAAGCAAGATCAGCTTAAAGTAGAACTATTGGGAAGAGGAATGGCATGGCTTGATACAGGAACACATGATGGATTACTGAATGCTGCTAATTTTGTTGAAGCTATACAGAAAAGACAGGGTTTGTATATAGCTTGTATAGAAGAAATAGCCTATAGACTAGGGTATATAGATGAAGATCAGGTATTAAAATTAGCAACACCTTTAAAGAAGACAAGTTATGGAGAATATTTGTTTAGTCTAATAGACTAA
- the rfbB gene encoding dTDP-glucose 4,6-dehydratase has product MKTYLVTGGAGFIGSNFVKYLLEKYNNINVIVLDKLTYAGNLITLKDVIDKIDFIKGDIANKELVEYIFNNYVIDYVINFAAESHVDRSINNSQIFLETNVLGTQNLLEIAKNRWQVKEQVYIDKVKFVQVSTDEVYGSLENEGYFTEETSLSPRSPYAASKASADLIVKSYVDTYKFPAIISRCSNNYGPKQYPEKLIPVIIQNIVEGKKIPVYGDGKNIRDWIYVEDHVKAIDRIIKKGRNGEVYNIGSNNERENIELVKFIIDSLKKIINENQDYKDVLKVDISNINYNLIKFVKDRLGHDKRYAINSTKIQQEVNWKPNIDYEVGIEKTIRWYLENQDWIKQVRSNS; this is encoded by the coding sequence ATAAAGACATATTTAGTTACTGGTGGGGCTGGTTTTATAGGTTCTAATTTTGTAAAGTATCTGCTTGAAAAATATAATAATATAAATGTGATAGTTTTAGATAAGCTAACTTATGCAGGTAATTTAATAACATTAAAAGATGTAATTGATAAAATAGATTTTATTAAAGGTGATATAGCAAATAAAGAGTTAGTAGAGTATATTTTTAATAATTATGTGATAGATTATGTTATCAATTTTGCAGCTGAATCACATGTTGATAGATCTATAAATAATTCTCAAATATTTTTAGAGACGAATGTATTGGGAACTCAAAATTTATTAGAAATAGCTAAAAATAGATGGCAAGTTAAAGAGCAGGTATATATAGATAAGGTCAAATTTGTACAAGTATCTACTGATGAAGTTTATGGTTCTTTAGAAAATGAAGGCTATTTTACTGAAGAAACTTCTTTATCTCCTAGATCTCCTTATGCAGCTTCTAAAGCAAGTGCCGACTTAATAGTGAAGTCATATGTAGATACATATAAATTTCCAGCGATAATAAGTAGATGTTCTAATAATTATGGTCCAAAGCAATATCCTGAAAAATTAATACCTGTAATAATTCAAAATATAGTAGAAGGTAAAAAAATACCTGTTTATGGTGATGGTAAAAATATAAGAGATTGGATTTATGTTGAAGACCATGTTAAAGCTATCGATAGAATTATAAAAAAGGGGAGAAATGGCGAAGTATATAATATAGGGTCTAACAATGAACGGGAAAATATAGAGTTGGTAAAATTCATAATAGATAGTCTAAAAAAAATTATTAATGAAAACCAAGATTATAAAGATGTTTTAAAGGTTGACATATCAAATATAAATTATAATTTAATAAAATTTGTCAAAGATAGACTTGGCCATGATAAAAGATATGCTATTAATTCAACTAAAATTCAACAAGAGGTTAATTGGAAGCCTAATATTGATTATGAAGTTGGCATTGAGAAAACTATAAGATGGTACTTAGAAAACCAAGACTGGATTAAACAAGTTAGAAGTAATAGTTAA
- a CDS encoding DegT/DnrJ/EryC1/StrS family aminotransferase, whose amino-acid sequence MSRIKESILVTKPFLPPIEEYYEAMKDIWSSKWLTNNGPKHKKFERCLEDHLEVDNLSLFVNGTLALDLAIKALDLDGEVITTPFTFAATSHVIVSNGLIPVFCDIELNTFNIDPEKIESLITEKTSAILAVHIFGNPANVQKIEEIANKYNLKVIYDAAQAFGVEINGESIANFGYISMFSLHATKVFNSIEGGVLTYKDVSLKEKLELLRNFGYCKGKGPQLVGTNAKMNEFQAIMGLLNLNYYQQEIEKRKDIAKQYREKLKDISGISYLKEQDNIKYNYAYFPIIVTDEFHFSRDELFEKLIKNNIYTKKYYTPLCSNYDSYRDKDILKGHLTNANFLADRVLSLPIYGDLTNQEVDYICNCIFDLSS is encoded by the coding sequence ATGAGTAGAATTAAAGAATCAATTTTGGTTACTAAACCATTTTTACCTCCTATAGAAGAATATTATGAAGCAATGAAAGATATCTGGAGTAGTAAATGGCTAACTAATAATGGCCCTAAACATAAAAAATTTGAAAGATGTTTAGAAGATCACTTAGAAGTGGATAATTTATCTTTATTTGTAAATGGGACTCTTGCTTTAGATTTAGCTATTAAAGCTCTAGATTTAGACGGAGAAGTAATAACAACTCCCTTTACCTTTGCAGCTACCTCTCATGTAATTGTTTCTAATGGACTTATACCAGTTTTTTGTGATATAGAATTGAATACATTTAATATAGATCCTGAAAAAATAGAGAGTTTAATTACTGAAAAAACTTCTGCTATATTAGCAGTACATATCTTTGGTAATCCTGCTAATGTACAAAAAATCGAAGAAATAGCTAATAAGTATAATTTAAAAGTCATATATGATGCTGCTCAAGCCTTTGGAGTTGAAATAAATGGAGAATCAATAGCCAATTTTGGATATATATCAATGTTTAGTTTACATGCTACTAAAGTATTTAATTCAATTGAAGGAGGAGTATTAACTTATAAAGATGTTTCTTTAAAAGAGAAGTTAGAATTGCTAAGAAACTTTGGATATTGTAAGGGGAAAGGTCCGCAATTAGTAGGGACAAATGCTAAAATGAATGAATTCCAAGCAATAATGGGGTTATTAAATCTAAATTATTATCAGCAAGAAATAGAAAAAAGAAAAGATATAGCTAAACAATATAGAGAAAAATTAAAAGATATAAGTGGGATTAGTTATTTAAAAGAACAAGATAACATAAAGTACAATTATGCTTATTTTCCTATTATAGTTACAGATGAGTTCCATTTTAGTAGGGATGAATTATTTGAGAAACTAATTAAAAATAATATTTATACAAAGAAATACTATACTCCATTATGTAGTAATTATGATAGTTATCGTGATAAAGATATTTTAAAAGGACACTTAACTAATGCGAATTTTTTAGCAGATAGAGTTTTATCACTTCCTATTTATGGAGATTTAACTAATCAAGAAGTTGATTATATTTGTAATTGTATTTTTGATCTTAGTTCCTAA
- a CDS encoding glycoside hydrolase family protein, whose protein sequence is MKWQKKGLIYKPSGDYFWNKTHASLPTVYKLTENKLRIYFATRDVKNRSHISFIEVEANDPQNITYIHDKPVISHGKDGMFDDCGVMPSHVIDVNGEVWMYYLGWNVRNTIAYHNSIGLAISNDGGVTFEKFSEGPLFDRNYKEPYYSAVPYILRENGIWKMWYLSNTKWVKYNGKSEPFYHIKYAESNNGIDWKREGQIAIDYKDENECGIVRACVLKDDDIYKMWYAHRNLQNYRENTSNSYRIGYAESHNGIDWDRMDEKVGIDVSEDGWDSKMIEYPFVYDHNGKRYIIYNGNTFGKSGFGYAVLEEY, encoded by the coding sequence GTGAAATGGCAGAAGAAAGGTCTGATTTACAAGCCGAGTGGAGATTATTTTTGGAATAAAACTCATGCCTCACTTCCAACTGTATATAAATTAACTGAAAATAAATTAAGAATATATTTTGCTACAAGAGATGTAAAAAATAGATCACATATTTCCTTTATAGAGGTTGAGGCAAATGATCCCCAAAACATAACATATATTCATGATAAACCAGTTATTTCACATGGGAAAGATGGTATGTTTGATGATTGTGGTGTAATGCCCTCACATGTTATTGATGTAAATGGAGAGGTTTGGATGTATTATCTTGGCTGGAATGTTAGGAATACAATAGCTTATCACAATTCTATTGGACTAGCAATAAGTAATGATGGTGGAGTAACGTTTGAAAAGTTTTCAGAAGGACCTTTATTTGATAGAAATTATAAAGAGCCATATTATAGTGCTGTTCCCTATATTTTAAGAGAGAATGGTATATGGAAGATGTGGTATCTATCAAACACAAAGTGGGTTAAATATAATGGTAAAAGTGAGCCTTTTTATCATATTAAATATGCAGAATCAAATAATGGTATTGACTGGAAAAGGGAAGGGCAAATTGCAATAGATTATAAGGATGAGAATGAGTGTGGAATAGTCAGAGCTTGTGTATTAAAAGATGATGATATATATAAAATGTGGTATGCCCATAGAAATCTTCAAAATTATAGAGAAAATACATCTAATAGTTATAGAATAGGCTATGCAGAATCTCACAATGGAATCGATTGGGATAGAATGGATGAGAAAGTTGGTATCGATGTAAGTGAAGATGGTTGGGATAGTAAGATGATAGAATATCCATTTGTTTATGACCATAATGGGAAAAGATATATAATTTATAATGGAAATACTTTTGGTAAAAGTGGGTTTGGGTATGCTGTATTGGAGGAGTATTAA
- a CDS encoding acetyltransferase — MAKVIIFGIGQIAELAHFYLKNDSEHEVVAFTVDKEYMKEDKFHQLPVIEYEKVVDQYPPDEYKMFIPISYKKVNMIRTEKYKDAKKKGYGFISYISSKATCYASSIGENCFVLEDNVIQPFTKIGDNCILWSGNHIGHHTTIEDNCFLASHVVVSGSVTVGEYTFIGVNVTIRDNVTIGKENVIGASAIILKNTDDMAVFSPKGTEKSKVPSNRLRRI, encoded by the coding sequence ATGGCAAAAGTAATAATATTTGGTATAGGACAGATAGCTGAGTTAGCTCATTTTTATTTAAAAAATGATAGTGAACATGAGGTTGTTGCTTTTACCGTTGATAAAGAATATATGAAAGAAGACAAATTTCATCAATTGCCAGTTATAGAATATGAAAAAGTTGTAGATCAATATCCTCCAGATGAATATAAAATGTTTATACCAATAAGTTATAAAAAAGTAAATATGATTAGAACTGAAAAATATAAAGATGCTAAGAAAAAAGGATATGGTTTTATAAGTTATATAAGTTCAAAGGCTACTTGTTATGCTAGTTCAATTGGTGAAAATTGCTTTGTTCTTGAAGATAACGTTATTCAGCCCTTCACTAAAATAGGTGATAATTGTATTTTATGGAGTGGTAATCATATAGGTCATCATACAACCATTGAAGATAATTGTTTTTTGGCTTCACATGTTGTAGTATCAGGAAGTGTAACAGTAGGGGAATATACCTTTATAGGAGTTAATGTGACAATTAGAGATAATGTTACAATTGGAAAAGAAAATGTAATTGGAGCTTCAGCAATTATTTTAAAAAATACAGATGATATGGCTGTTTTTTCTCCCAAAGGGACAGAAAAATCAAAAGTACCAAGTAATAGATTAAGGAGGATATAA
- a CDS encoding WbqC family protein translates to MKVAIMQPYFLPYIGYFQLINQVDKFILYDDVNYINRGWINRNRILLNGEAHMITLALSGASQSKLINQIVIHDGERQKKKLLKTIRHAYVKAPYYDQVFPLIEEIMLNDESNLVKFIEFSLKGIANYLDFNTEFIISSKIKKDNELIGQNKILEICKELEAGIYINPIGGYELYSKEEFIREGIELYFIKAEDIKYKQYKNEFIPNLSIIDILMFNSKDKIKLLLEKYKLV, encoded by the coding sequence ATGAAAGTAGCAATTATGCAACCTTATTTTTTACCGTATATAGGTTATTTTCAGTTGATAAATCAAGTTGATAAATTCATTTTATATGATGATGTTAATTACATAAATAGAGGATGGATAAATAGAAATCGTATACTTTTAAATGGTGAGGCACATATGATAACCTTAGCTTTGAGTGGAGCTAGCCAAAGTAAGCTTATAAATCAAATCGTTATACATGATGGTGAAAGGCAGAAAAAGAAGTTATTAAAGACAATTAGACATGCATATGTTAAAGCACCATATTATGATCAAGTTTTTCCTTTAATAGAGGAAATAATGCTAAATGATGAAAGTAATTTAGTTAAATTTATAGAATTCAGTTTGAAAGGTATAGCAAATTATTTAGATTTTAATACAGAATTTATTATTTCTTCTAAAATAAAAAAGGATAATGAACTAATAGGACAAAATAAGATTTTGGAAATATGCAAAGAATTAGAAGCGGGTATATATATAAATCCAATTGGAGGGTATGAATTATACTCTAAAGAGGAATTTATAAGAGAAGGAATAGAATTATATTTTATTAAGGCTGAAGATATAAAATATAAACAATACAAGAATGAATTCATTCCAAATTTATCAATCATTGATATACTAATGTTTAATTCTAAGGATAAAATAAAACTCTTATTAGAAAAATATAAATTGGTTTAA
- a CDS encoding glycosyltransferase family protein codes for MSKKILVSLSYKLDKQIRYNKIITQFKKKGYEIKRFNYRDEFFKPDMLVSFIEDIKGKNKNIERISLISNIKDIIFSSYRCYNSLIDDFVYFISNRNGNKLLLFDSNDVKRDFYRELSNFTGTENETLQGKIYLNLDFDKYQPLFIFMKSNYNSSYFDSLSNFNFKQKVNKKKVNKVYYYKGSSFKFQSDGQAVTEKVVLKKELNNKINLDLTKIQEISRYNYIYNIILEIYKMQDKKIADEFLLSYFDSLKKINLRKQEEICNSIIESIKDKKKSFSHIADLLSLLLRLKVDRFKIFKKFISEKGFSCELVPNKANYMELNIFYQIVCTYLKMKDFEKCRKLCEGHLKNYEFDFKILEIYAKCLNKLNLKDKLRNVCHKLLSLDSNNNIALRFIDKYSLEIKNQSKLDKEVIVLLKGKSRYNVARYFIDNLSQIYNKLGYKTKIIDSSSDDTDDLFNILLTNKVKFVLAVNGKVIKYFTEELAYFPNINFVSKYADHPVYHYNRLLSPLENETILCVDKTHKKFIKEVLNLDSIFVPAGAHINFDNNIVEKDNDILFAGTIKDPEFFRTEWLKFGGLISEIFDELAEYALSKEFLDIQNDVDYILKCKGIDLKRNHKKDIYKCARLVDKYARNYRRIKVLNALKGFNVKVFGSGWHKFIENKKGYSINNSIDFEKLIEEIKKSKILINVIPEFSYNGHERIFNGMYYGTAVVTNTNEYLRNNFKDNEDIIYYKWKEIDQLPNILNKLLDNEDKLKKITRNGQKKVAKSHTFLHRAKEILSYIE; via the coding sequence ATGTCGAAAAAAATATTAGTAAGTCTATCTTATAAATTGGATAAGCAAATTAGATATAATAAAATAATAACTCAATTTAAAAAAAAGGGATATGAGATCAAAAGATTTAATTATAGAGATGAGTTTTTTAAACCTGATATGCTGGTTTCTTTTATTGAAGATATTAAAGGGAAGAATAAAAACATTGAGAGAATAAGTTTGATTTCAAATATAAAAGATATTATATTTTCATCTTACCGTTGTTATAATTCCTTAATTGATGATTTTGTTTATTTTATTAGTAATAGAAATGGAAATAAGCTTTTGTTATTCGATAGTAATGATGTTAAAAGGGATTTTTATAGAGAACTATCTAATTTTACAGGGACTGAAAACGAGACTCTTCAAGGGAAAATTTATTTGAATTTAGACTTTGATAAATATCAACCTCTGTTCATTTTTATGAAAAGCAATTATAATTCAAGTTATTTTGATAGTTTATCTAATTTTAATTTTAAGCAGAAGGTTAATAAGAAAAAAGTAAATAAAGTTTATTATTATAAAGGTTCTTCTTTTAAATTTCAATCAGATGGACAAGCAGTAACTGAAAAAGTTGTTCTTAAAAAAGAATTGAATAATAAAATCAATTTAGATTTAACAAAAATACAAGAGATAAGTAGATATAATTATATTTATAATATAATTTTAGAAATATATAAGATGCAAGATAAGAAAATAGCAGATGAATTTTTATTATCATATTTTGATTCTTTAAAAAAAATAAATTTAAGAAAGCAAGAAGAGATATGTAATAGTATTATCGAATCTATAAAAGATAAAAAAAAGAGTTTTTCTCATATAGCTGATTTATTGAGTTTGCTTTTAAGATTAAAAGTAGATCGATTTAAAATATTTAAAAAGTTTATATCTGAAAAAGGGTTTAGTTGTGAACTTGTACCTAATAAAGCTAACTATATGGAACTTAATATTTTTTATCAAATAGTCTGCACATATCTTAAAATGAAAGATTTTGAAAAGTGCAGAAAACTATGTGAAGGACATTTAAAGAATTATGAATTTGATTTTAAAATTTTAGAGATATATGCTAAATGTCTTAATAAATTAAATCTTAAGGATAAGCTTAGAAATGTTTGTCACAAACTATTGTCTTTAGATAGTAATAATAATATAGCTTTAAGATTTATTGATAAATACTCTTTAGAAATAAAGAATCAGAGTAAATTAGATAAAGAAGTTATAGTTCTATTAAAAGGAAAAAGTCGATATAATGTGGCAAGATATTTTATAGATAATCTATCACAAATATATAATAAATTGGGATATAAGACTAAAATTATAGACTCATCTTCTGATGATACTGATGATCTCTTTAATATATTGCTAACTAATAAAGTTAAATTTGTACTAGCTGTAAATGGTAAAGTGATAAAATACTTCACAGAAGAGTTAGCATATTTTCCAAATATTAATTTTGTAAGTAAATATGCTGATCATCCTGTCTACCACTATAATCGTTTATTATCTCCTTTAGAAAATGAGACTATATTATGTGTAGATAAGACTCATAAAAAATTCATAAAGGAAGTTTTAAATTTGGATTCTATTTTTGTACCTGCTGGGGCACATATTAACTTTGATAACAATATTGTTGAAAAAGATAATGATATACTCTTTGCTGGTACTATAAAAGATCCAGAGTTTTTTAGAACTGAATGGTTGAAATTTGGCGGGTTAATTTCTGAAATTTTTGATGAACTTGCAGAATATGCATTGAGTAAGGAGTTTTTAGATATTCAAAATGATGTGGATTATATTTTAAAATGTAAAGGAATTGACCTCAAAAGAAATCATAAAAAAGATATTTATAAGTGTGCTAGATTGGTCGATAAGTATGCTAGAAACTATCGTAGAATTAAGGTGCTAAATGCATTAAAAGGTTTTAACGTAAAGGTTTTTGGTAGTGGATGGCATAAATTTATTGAGAATAAGAAAGGGTATTCTATTAACAATTCTATTGATTTTGAAAAATTAATAGAAGAAATAAAAAAATCAAAGATATTAATAAATGTGATTCCAGAATTTTCATACAATGGGCATGAAAGAATATTTAATGGTATGTATTATGGTACGGCTGTAGTGACTAATACTAATGAATACTTAAGAAATAATTTTAAAGATAATGAAGATATTATATATTATAAATGGAAAGAAATTGACCAATTACCCAATATATTAAATAAATTATTGGATAATGAAGATAAATTAAAAAAGATAACAAGAAATGGACAAAAAAAAGTGGCTAAGTCACATACTTTTCTACACAGAGCTAAAGAGATACTGTCATATATAGAATGA
- a CDS encoding motility associated factor glycosyltransferase family protein, with product MNIVYKENLKCLGLEIRNIISKIESDRHLKILKSRTGNFTLEAETIFNNKILLHSKYNPIKEAERFVKTNSLKGFKEIILVGFGFGYHVEKILSRLNNNQHLNIIIPNLDVFKLALEKRNLVNVLGNKQVNIILEKEKKLLLRKIQSLLEKFSSEDSKVISHQQSIKIIPKSFLFLKDIMEEIKINQKSQKRFSEVISNNIINNIEELNRSIGVKEFKSTFEEVPIFIVSAGPSLNNNIKDLKLVKDKGIIISVDTSVPLLLDNHIYPDFIVTIDPVQTSYSRFYKEIKGIGIPLVYSMGANHELVKGYSGPKIVGLSKQDISMNKINSEVDKGRIETNNTVAITALDFARILGGNPIIFVGQDFAFSQEGVTHASSVFSEERKVDTSLLREVEGINGEKVYTSLTYYLPLKRFERYIEKYSTINYIDATEGGAKIKGTEIMKLKDVINKYCDIGINKSEIIAKVINSFKTNKSKLSTDRIKRLLEEGL from the coding sequence ATGAATATCGTATATAAGGAAAATTTAAAATGTTTGGGACTAGAGATTAGAAATATTATATCAAAAATAGAGAGTGATAGACACTTGAAAATTTTGAAAAGTAGAACCGGTAATTTTACTTTGGAAGCAGAGACGATTTTTAACAATAAGATATTATTGCATAGCAAATATAATCCTATCAAAGAAGCAGAAAGATTCGTAAAAACTAATTCATTAAAAGGTTTTAAAGAAATAATATTAGTTGGTTTTGGATTTGGTTATCATGTAGAAAAAATATTAAGTAGATTAAATAATAATCAGCACCTTAATATCATTATTCCTAATTTAGATGTTTTTAAATTAGCTTTAGAAAAGCGAAATTTAGTTAATGTATTGGGAAATAAACAGGTTAATATTATTTTGGAAAAAGAAAAAAAACTTTTGCTAAGAAAGATACAATCATTATTAGAAAAATTTTCTAGTGAAGATAGTAAAGTAATTTCACATCAGCAGTCTATTAAAATCATTCCTAAATCTTTTCTATTTCTAAAAGATATAATGGAAGAGATTAAAATTAATCAGAAAAGTCAAAAGAGATTTTCTGAAGTAATTAGTAATAATATCATAAATAACATTGAGGAACTTAATCGAAGTATAGGTGTAAAAGAATTTAAATCTACTTTTGAAGAAGTTCCTATTTTTATAGTGTCAGCTGGACCCTCATTAAATAATAATATCAAAGATTTAAAGTTGGTTAAAGATAAAGGTATTATTATTTCTGTAGATACTTCTGTTCCACTTTTATTAGATAATCACATTTATCCTGATTTTATTGTAACAATAGACCCTGTGCAGACAAGTTATAGTAGATTTTATAAAGAGATTAAAGGTATTGGAATTCCATTGGTATATTCTATGGGTGCTAATCACGAATTAGTAAAAGGTTATAGTGGGCCTAAAATAGTTGGATTATCTAAACAAGATATAAGTATGAATAAAATAAATTCAGAGGTAGATAAAGGAAGGATTGAAACTAATAATACAGTAGCTATTACAGCATTAGATTTTGCTAGAATTTTAGGAGGTAATCCCATTATATTTGTTGGTCAAGATTTTGCTTTTAGTCAAGAGGGGGTAACTCATGCTTCTAGTGTATTTTCTGAAGAAAGAAAGGTAGATACTTCTTTATTGAGAGAAGTCGAAGGGATTAATGGTGAAAAGGTATATACTTCTCTTACTTATTATTTACCATTGAAGAGATTTGAAAGGTATATAGAGAAGTATTCAACCATTAACTATATTGATGCTACCGAGGGTGGAGCTAAGATAAAAGGGACGGAAATAATGAAGTTAAAAGATGTTATTAATAAATACTGCGATATAGGTATTAATAAAAGTGAGATTATAGCAAAAGTTATTAATAGCTTTAAGACTAATAAAAGCAAATTATCAACGGATAGAATAAAAAGGTTACTTGAAGAGGGGTTATAA
- the fliD gene encoding flagellar filament capping protein FliD: protein MGISLGGFSGIDTSSMIQQMMYIEEAPVRRMEEKQDEMNSEIKAWQEINTQLDTLKTKATDLEDIFGEMSVSFGDEDQSSITATATDGANSGSYNIQVNKLAKAHRVASTQQTDSSSDLNLNSGAGGSFDVIVNGTTMNISVTGDNSLNGVMDAINNDDQNDDGDGNKLVEASIVDNTLVIESVDTGTDNTLTFADGAEGVLQELGVVNGTDAIQNELQTAQNAEFTVDSLLITRQSNEVDDVLNGVTLNLENTTSSELTMTVGADTGAMKEKIQSFVNQYNKVINKLDKYGDKEALLQGDATLSSIQSTLYNSTVVSSDTVSSTEWLSNTPLSGGGDLVVNGTTVNLATGDDLATIASAINAVGGVTASVNDDNKIVIESDTSTPVDLSGSSSQALSDLKMPQTFEKNAISLLGVEVDKKGELSIDDDKLEDALTGDLSDVEQMFTGVNGVMDRIEKNVELATDTFEGYVSGRIDTLERQVDYLDDDIADMERRLEIREENLRQQFTAMEQAMSQMQNQGSWLSSMTGSMQ from the coding sequence ATGGGGATTAGTCTTGGGGGATTTAGTGGGATAGATACTAGTAGTATGATACAACAGATGATGTATATTGAAGAAGCTCCAGTTAGAAGAATGGAAGAGAAGCAAGATGAGATGAATAGTGAGATAAAAGCTTGGCAAGAGATTAATACTCAGTTAGATACATTAAAGACTAAAGCAACTGATTTAGAAGATATTTTTGGAGAGATGTCTGTAAGTTTTGGTGATGAAGATCAAAGTTCCATCACTGCTACTGCTACTGATGGTGCCAATTCGGGTAGTTATAATATTCAGGTTAATAAATTAGCTAAAGCTCATCGTGTTGCTTCTACTCAGCAGACTGATTCAAGCAGTGATTTGAATTTGAATAGTGGTGCTGGAGGAAGTTTTGATGTTATTGTTAATGGTACTACTATGAATATAAGTGTAACAGGTGATAATTCATTAAATGGTGTAATGGATGCTATTAATAATGATGACCAAAATGATGATGGTGATGGTAATAAATTAGTAGAAGCATCAATTGTTGATAATACTTTAGTAATTGAAAGTGTAGATACTGGGACAGATAATACACTTACCTTTGCTGATGGTGCTGAAGGTGTATTACAAGAATTGGGAGTAGTTAATGGTACTGATGCAATCCAAAATGAGTTGCAAACTGCTCAGAATGCTGAGTTTACAGTAGATAGTTTGTTGATCACTAGACAAAGTAATGAGGTAGATGATGTGCTTAATGGTGTAACTTTAAATTTGGAGAATACAACTAGTTCTGAACTTACAATGACAGTAGGTGCTGATACTGGAGCTATGAAAGAAAAGATTCAATCTTTTGTAAACCAATATAATAAAGTCATAAATAAATTAGACAAATATGGTGATAAGGAAGCTCTATTACAGGGAGATGCAACTTTAAGTAGTATTCAATCTACTTTATATAACTCTACTGTGGTATCTTCTGATACAGTTAGTTCTACTGAGTGGTTGAGTAATACTCCTTTATCAGGAGGAGGAGATTTAGTTGTTAATGGTACTACTGTTAACTTAGCCACTGGAGATGACTTAGCTACTATTGCTTCTGCAATTAATGCTGTTGGTGGTGTTACTGCTTCTGTGAATGATGATAATAAGATAGTGATTGAAAGTGATACTAGTACTCCAGTTGATTTATCAGGTAGTAGTAGTCAAGCTTTAAGTGATTTAAAGATGCCTCAGACATTTGAAAAGAATGCTATATCTTTGTTAGGGGTTGAAGTGGATAAAAAAGGGGAATTATCTATTGATGATGATAAACTAGAGGATGCTTTAACTGGTGATCTATCAGATGTTGAACAGATGTTTACTGGAGTCAATGGTGTAATGGATCGGATAGAAAAGAATGTAGAATTAGCCACTGATACTTTTGAAGGGTATGTTAGCGGTAGAATAGATACTTTAGAGAGGCAAGTTGATTATTTAGATGATGATATAGCTGATATGGAGAGAAGATTAGAAATTAGAGAAGAGAACCTTCGGCAGCAATTTACTGCTATGGAACAAGCAATGTCACAAATGCAAAATCAAGGCAGTTGGTTATCTTCTATGACTGGTTCTATGCAGTAG